The Bradyrhizobium sp. CCBAU 53351 genome segment AGATACGTCGCTTGTCCAACTGTCAGGCAGAAAGAGACGTAACGCGACCATCACGGGCACTTCGCCGCTCGCAAGCGTCAAAGACACCAGTGTCTGGCAATTTGCCGTTTTACCGAGTGCCGAGGCGTATTGAGCCCCAACACCGACCGAGCGCTCACCCTTCTTGGGAAGTGAGGTGTCATCAATAACCAGCACCGCAGCCCTGCCGCCGACAAGTCGATCCGCCTGGTTGAGCAACTCTGTCCCCAGCGGCGTCGCGTCCCAGACACCGTCCGCAATGAAATGGTGCAACTGGTCGTAGGTGCTGGTGGCAAGGCGTTCCGCCATCGGCTGAACGCTCTTACGATCGCCGGGACCGATCAATCCCGCAACATACAGAGGACACATCCGCTGCCGGGTCTTATGACCCAGCCGGTCCAAGAACGGCATCAACCAGCGTTCGAGTTCGTCTTCCCATCCTGGCATGGTCAGCCCTCCAAGAGCCGACCACCCATGAATCATTGAAAAATTGATTCGGGAATCTTGAGGGTTCTGTGAGGTCGCGTGGCAGGCGCGAGCCGCGCGCTCGGTCGTGGGTGCGACCTCATAGAAGCCGGATTGAACGAAGCTGCGGAGTTGTGGGCGCTATGGGAATAGTGCAGCGGGTGCGGCTGCGGGGAAGGCGCGCCTGTGGTCGCCGGGCGTCGGCGAGACGTTCATCGGATGTGAGCGGCCGGATTGATCGGGCCAAGGGCGCGATCCAGCGAGCGATTTGCTGCGCTGGGATGCGTGGCCGAACGATTGGCCGGGTGTTCGGAGACGAGTGCGGCCACGGCGACTTCGGACGTTGCCACCGCGAAGGTGATCACAGAAGAGGTGGATGGTGCAGGCGCTGGTCATGACGTATCACAACGAAACGGATGGTCGTGGGCACGGGCTCGCGGGACGACATCGACGCGGCGCATGGTGCCGCCGCAATGCGGGCAGACGGGGATCTGACATGTGGTGAGGGGATCGTCGCCGGCTTCTTGATCAGTCGGCGCGTTGCGGACAGCAAGGAGTTGACGGCAGAGAGCGATTTTATCGTTGCGTCCGCCATTGGCGAGGAAGCCATAGTGGCGGATGCGATGGAAGCCGTCCGGCAGGGTGTGTAGCAGAAAGCGCCGAATGAACTCATCGGCATCAAGCGTCATCACTTTGGCTTTACGATTCTGCCGATAGTCCTTCCAGGGAAAGCTCACCTTGCCGTCGGCAAGCGAGATCAGCCGACTGTTGGCGATGGCGACGCGGTGCGTATAGCGGCCGAGATAAGCCAGCACCTGTTCGGGCCCGCCAAATGGTGGCTTGGCATAGACGACCCAGTCGGTCCGTCGAAGTTGATTAAGGCGCGCGGCGAATGCAGCGGGATCGGTGAGATGGGCGAGAGCGCCAAAGAAGCTCAGCTGGCCAGCCGCGTAGGCAGCTTGCAGCTCTTGCAGAAACAGGCGGCGGAACAGCCGGGAGAGGACGCGCACTGGCAGGAAGAAGCCGGGCCGGCAAGCGACCCAGCGTGTGCCGTCGAGCGAGGGTCCACCGCCCGGCACGACGCAGTGGATATGCGGATGGTGTTGCAGGGTCTGGCCCCAGGTATGGAGGACGGCAGTCACGCCGAGCTGAGCGCCGAGATGCTTGGGGTCGGCTGCGATGGTGGTGAGCGTTTCGGCTGCGCAGCGGAACAGGATGGCATAGACGACGGCCTTGTTCTGGAAGGCGATCCCTCCGGCGAGGGCCGGCATGGTGAAGACGACGTGGAAATACGGTACGGGAAGGAGTTCAGCTTGCCGTTCGGCGAGCCATTGCGCGCGCGCCGCGCCCTGGCACTTCGGGCAATGCCGATTGCGGCAGGAGTTGTAGGCAATGCGTGTGGCGCCGCAGTCATCGCACTGCTCGACGTGGCCGCCGAGCACAGCCGTCCGGCATGCCGTGATCGCGCCCATGACGCGCCGCTCGACGCGGCCCAGATGCTCGGCACGGGCTTGTCGAAACACTTCGCCGTGGCGGCGGAAGATATCCGCCACTTCCAGAACCGGAGCCATGGCGCCCGCTCAGCCGGGCGGCACGACCTCCAGGTGGAGCCGGTCCAGCGGACTTGGCGTATTGCTGATGGTCTTGGTGGCGACCTGGGTATAGCGCGCCGTGCTGGCCAGGCTGGCATGGCCGAGCAGCACCTGGATGATGCGCACGTCGGCCCCGCTCTCCAGGAGATGGGTCGCGAATGTGTGCCGCAACGTGTGCACCGTCACCGACTTGCTCAAGCCGGCCGCCGCACAAGCTGAACGGCAGGCGGCGTGCAGCACGTTCGGGACGAGCGGACGCTCGTCGTCGCGGCCGGGAAACAACCATCGCTTTGGCCGAGTGAGCCGCCAATACGTCCGCAGAATCCTCAAAAGCTGCGGCGAGAGCATAACGTAACGGTCCTTGCCGCCCTTCCCGTGCTCGACCCGGATCAGCATCCGTTGGCTGTCGATGTCGACAACCTTCAAGAGGACCAGTTCCGATACGCGTAGTCCGGCGGCATAGACCGTGGTCAGCGCGGTACGGCTCTTCAGGCTCGGGACTGCTTCCAGGAAGCGCACGACCTCGTCGGCGCTCAGCACGACCGGAAGTTTGCGCGGTTGGCGCGCATAGGCGATGCGCTCCGGAACGGTGTCATGACCAAGCGTCACACCGTAGAAGAACCGCAGCGCGCACACGATCTGGTTCAGCGCCGGCCAGGACATCCCCGTCGCCACCAGATGAACCTGGAAGGCACGGATATCCTCCAGGTCAAGGCGGTCGGGAGAGCGACCGAAATACCGGCTCAACTTCGCTACGGCGTTGAGGTAGGATTGCTGCGTCGCCGGTGACAGATTGCGGACCGTCATGTCCTCGATCATGCGGCGGCGAAGTGGGCTGATCTCAGCCATCGGAAAACCTCCTGTCTGAAGGGTTGGGCTTCGAAAACCCGCAATCCTCTCAGACAGGAGGCAATCCTTGCTATGCCTCCCTACATGCCGCGCCAGCGGCTTCGTTCAATCCTATAAAACGCGGCAAAATCAACAATCTGCCAAAGTAGTGCTAGGCGCCGTCGATATAACAGTGGCCTGCGCAGGAGCGAGAGGCCTTTGAGGTGGTCGCGGATGGCGTTTGGCTGTTCTGAGACACCAGCAGACTTTAACTTGCAGGCGTTTCTCGGTCGCCTCACCAAGCTTGTGGAGCGGGGTTATGAGAGCGCGTCGGTCAGCTCCGGAACCGCCTGGTAGAGGTCGGCGACCAGGCCGTAATCGGCCACCTGGAAGATCGGCGCGTCCTCGTCCTTGTTGATCGCGACGATCACCTTGGAGTCCTTCATGCCGGCCAGATGCTGGATCGCACCGGAAATGCCGACGGCGACATAGAGCTCGGGGGCCACGACCTTGCCGGTCTGGCCGACCTGCCAGTCGTTCGGCGCATAGCCGGCGTCCACCGCCGCACGCGAGGCACCGACGCCGGCGCCCAGCTTGTCGGCGAGCGGCTCGATGTATTTGGCGAAGTTCTCGCGGCTCTGCATGGCCCGGCCACCAGAGACGATGATCTTGGCCGAGGTCAGCTCGGGACGGTCGCTCTTGGCAACTTCCTCACCGACAAAGGTCGACAGGCCGGGATCGGCCGCGGCAGCGACGCTTTCGACCGGCGCGTTGCCACCGGCAGCTGCCGCCGCAAAGGTCGAGGTGCGGACCGTGATGACCTTCTTGGCGTCCTTCGACTTCACCGTCTGGATGGCGTTGCCGGCATAGATCGGACGCTCATAGGTGTCGGGCGCGACCACCTTGGTGATCTCCGAGACCTGCATGACGTCGAGCAGCGCCGCGACGCGCGGCATCACGTTCTTGAAGCGCGAGGTCGCGGGCGCGACGATCGCATCGTAGGACGGGGCCAGCGAAACGATCAGCGCGGCCAGCGGCTCGGCCAGATCGTGCGCGTAGGCCTCGCCTTCGGCGACCAGCACCTTGGCAACACCAGCGAGCTTCGCGGCGACCTCGGCCGCAGCCTTGGTGCCCTGCCCGCCGCCAGCGACCAGCACGTGGACGTCGCCGCCGAGCTGGGACGCCGCGGTCAGCGCCTTGTTGGTGGAGTCCTTGAGGACCTCCTGTTCGTGTTCAGCAATCAACAACGCAGTCATCAGAGCACCCCGGCTTCGTTCTTGAGCTTCGACACCAGCTCGGCGACGTCCTTCACCTTGACGCCGGCCTTGCGGCCCGCGGGCTCAGCCGTCTTCAAAACTTCGAGGCGCGCAGTGACGTCGACACCGTAATCGGCAACGGTCTTCTCCGCGATCGGCTTCTTCTTGGCCTTCATGATGTTGGGCAGCGAGGCATAGCGCGGCTCGTTGAGACGCAGATCGGTGGTGACGATCGCCGGTCCCTTGAGCTTGACGGTCTGCAGGCCGCCGTCGACTTCACGGGTGACCTTGAAGTCGGAGCCTTCGACCTCGAGCTTCGAGGCAAACGTCGCCTGCGACCAGCCCAGCAGCGCAGCCAGCATCTGGCCGGTCTGATTGCTGTCGTCGTCGATCGCCTGCTTGCCGAGAATGATCAGGCCGGGCTGCTCTTCTTCTGCAACCTTCTTGAGGATCTTGGCGACGGCGAGCGGCTCGACGGTGCCTTCGGCCTTCACCAGGATGCCGCGATCGGCGCCCATGGCAAGACCGGTGCGGATCGTCTCCGACGCCTGCGCCGGTCCAATGGAGACCACCACGACTTCG includes the following:
- a CDS encoding electron transfer flavoprotein subunit alpha/FixB family protein codes for the protein MTALLIAEHEQEVLKDSTNKALTAASQLGGDVHVLVAGGGQGTKAAAEVAAKLAGVAKVLVAEGEAYAHDLAEPLAALIVSLAPSYDAIVAPATSRFKNVMPRVAALLDVMQVSEITKVVAPDTYERPIYAGNAIQTVKSKDAKKVITVRTSTFAAAAAGGNAPVESVAAAADPGLSTFVGEEVAKSDRPELTSAKIIVSGGRAMQSRENFAKYIEPLADKLGAGVGASRAAVDAGYAPNDWQVGQTGKVVAPELYVAVGISGAIQHLAGMKDSKVIVAINKDEDAPIFQVADYGLVADLYQAVPELTDALS
- a CDS encoding electron transfer flavoprotein subunit beta/FixA family protein produces the protein MKVLVPVKRVVDYNVKVRVKGDGSGVELANVKMSMNPFDEIAVEEALRLKEAGKAAEVVVVSIGPAQASETIRTGLAMGADRGILVKAEGTVEPLAVAKILKKVAEEEQPGLIILGKQAIDDDSNQTGQMLAALLGWSQATFASKLEVEGSDFKVTREVDGGLQTVKLKGPAIVTTDLRLNEPRYASLPNIMKAKKKPIAEKTVADYGVDVTARLEVLKTAEPAGRKAGVKVKDVAELVSKLKNEAGVL
- a CDS encoding site-specific integrase, with the translated sequence MAEISPLRRRMIEDMTVRNLSPATQQSYLNAVAKLSRYFGRSPDRLDLEDIRAFQVHLVATGMSWPALNQIVCALRFFYGVTLGHDTVPERIAYARQPRKLPVVLSADEVVRFLEAVPSLKSRTALTTVYAAGLRVSELVLLKVVDIDSQRMLIRVEHGKGGKDRYVMLSPQLLRILRTYWRLTRPKRWLFPGRDDERPLVPNVLHAACRSACAAAGLSKSVTVHTLRHTFATHLLESGADVRIIQVLLGHASLASTARYTQVATKTISNTPSPLDRLHLEVVPPG
- a CDS encoding IS91 family transposase, whose protein sequence is MAPVLEVADIFRRHGEVFRQARAEHLGRVERRVMGAITACRTAVLGGHVEQCDDCGATRIAYNSCRNRHCPKCQGAARAQWLAERQAELLPVPYFHVVFTMPALAGGIAFQNKAVVYAILFRCAAETLTTIAADPKHLGAQLGVTAVLHTWGQTLQHHPHIHCVVPGGGPSLDGTRWVACRPGFFLPVRVLSRLFRRLFLQELQAAYAAGQLSFFGALAHLTDPAAFAARLNQLRRTDWVVYAKPPFGGPEQVLAYLGRYTHRVAIANSRLISLADGKVSFPWKDYRQNRKAKVMTLDADEFIRRFLLHTLPDGFHRIRHYGFLANGGRNDKIALCRQLLAVRNAPTDQEAGDDPLTTCQIPVCPHCGGTMRRVDVVPRARAHDHPFRCDTS